From one uncultured Paludibacter sp. genomic stretch:
- a CDS encoding Carbohydrate binding domain protein (fragment) yields the protein MKYKRKIFDFFFLFLFIINPNTIIAQNPHLTIDLSKKGVPISPTHYGIFFEDINHAADGGLYAELIRNRSFEDSSSPDYWTVFNSSGALISSAIDDTTKLLNSAQSRALKLVIITDGKPTSYAGVYNSGFWGINVVAGQQYKLSFFAKCDNNFNGKAVASLVDANFTVYAADTISEITSEWKKYTCVLTAKGSNSNARFAISFNSKGTVWLDMVSLFPPTYKNRENGLRPDLAQLLEDMKPKFMRFPGGCFVEGDVLANRFQWKKSIGKIEERPGHWNLWGYRTSDGMGYHEFLQLAEDIDAEPLFVVNVGLAHNDNQSVNDLSGYIQDALDAIEYANGSLYTTYGAMRAANGHPEPFNLKYIEIGNENYHGDNYGNRYLQFYNAIKAKYPEIQCIGNVAAWGTDNPTWTFSYPVDLVDEHYYRNPQWFIDQYKKYDTYSRTGPKIYVGEYAVTSGCGTGNLIAALGEAVYMAGMEKNSDIVPMNSYAPIFVNTNDRKWNPDMIVYNASNSYGTPSYYVQKLFANNIGTVNIEVSDSLNMKLNPITGNVGLGTWSTKAEYSQVSVTNSTNSVLFSDNFANASNWTPTSGTWNVSSGVYQQTSTATDCRSIANVAINDTTYTYSLKARKTSGNEGFLIIFGYKDKDNFYWWNIGGWNNTKHAIEKCSDGSKSTVASISGSISTNVWYDIRIEVSKTQIKCYLNNNLIHTLENKSSQILYTAASEDEINKKLYLKIINPSNSDVSSSLKFNGFQTLNALNGIITELTSSSGLDENSFEQPTKIIPSTNDVNIVGTDLNYNFKANSITIFKLNTDINNAVSTLKKKDETLIFPNPCKDFIKIKGLDNEKAMIEVLNLNGQTVLKEQILLSNKINISFLKSGIYTIIVSKDGKQKTGKLIKE from the coding sequence ATGAAATACAAAAGAAAAATATTTGATTTTTTCTTTCTTTTCCTTTTTATAATAAATCCAAACACAATTATTGCTCAAAATCCTCATCTAACTATTGATTTGTCGAAAAAAGGAGTTCCAATTAGCCCTACGCATTATGGAATTTTTTTTGAAGATATTAATCACGCAGCCGATGGAGGATTATATGCAGAACTTATAAGAAACCGTTCTTTTGAAGATTCTTCATCTCCCGATTATTGGACTGTTTTTAATAGTTCAGGAGCTTTGATTTCTTCGGCTATTGATGATACAACTAAATTACTTAATTCGGCTCAATCAAGAGCTCTAAAACTTGTAATAATTACCGATGGAAAACCAACTTCGTATGCAGGAGTTTATAATTCAGGTTTTTGGGGAATTAATGTGGTTGCTGGTCAGCAATATAAATTGAGTTTCTTTGCTAAATGCGATAATAATTTTAATGGAAAAGCAGTTGCTTCATTAGTTGATGCAAACTTCACAGTTTATGCTGCCGATACTATTTCAGAAATTACATCAGAATGGAAAAAATATACTTGCGTACTTACTGCAAAAGGAAGTAATTCTAACGCTCGATTTGCCATTTCTTTTAACTCAAAAGGTACTGTTTGGCTCGATATGGTTTCGTTGTTTCCTCCAACTTACAAAAACAGAGAAAATGGTTTACGTCCCGATTTAGCTCAACTTTTAGAAGATATGAAACCTAAATTTATGCGTTTTCCGGGTGGTTGTTTTGTTGAAGGAGATGTATTGGCAAACCGCTTTCAATGGAAGAAATCAATAGGAAAAATAGAAGAACGTCCCGGACATTGGAATCTTTGGGGATATCGAACGTCAGATGGAATGGGTTATCATGAATTTCTACAATTAGCAGAAGATATTGACGCAGAACCTCTTTTTGTTGTAAATGTAGGTTTAGCGCATAACGATAATCAATCGGTTAATGATTTAAGTGGGTATATTCAAGATGCATTAGATGCTATTGAATATGCAAATGGCTCATTATATACAACTTATGGAGCTATGCGTGCGGCAAACGGACATCCTGAACCGTTTAATTTAAAATATATTGAAATAGGAAATGAAAATTATCACGGTGATAATTATGGAAACCGTTATTTACAATTTTATAATGCAATAAAAGCAAAATATCCTGAGATACAATGTATAGGCAATGTTGCTGCGTGGGGAACAGATAATCCGACTTGGACATTTTCATATCCTGTTGATTTGGTGGATGAACATTATTATAGAAATCCGCAATGGTTTATTGACCAGTACAAAAAATATGATACATATTCTAGAACAGGACCGAAAATTTATGTTGGAGAATATGCAGTAACTTCCGGTTGCGGAACAGGGAATCTTATTGCTGCTCTTGGTGAAGCTGTATATATGGCAGGAATGGAAAAAAACTCCGATATTGTTCCAATGAATTCGTATGCACCTATCTTTGTCAATACGAACGATCGTAAGTGGAATCCGGATATGATTGTATATAATGCGTCAAACTCGTATGGAACTCCTTCATATTATGTGCAAAAACTTTTTGCCAATAACATAGGAACGGTTAATATTGAAGTAAGCGATTCGCTTAATATGAAATTAAATCCAATTACCGGAAATGTTGGATTAGGAACGTGGTCAACCAAAGCAGAATATTCGCAGGTGAGTGTTACAAACAGTACAAATTCAGTTTTGTTTTCCGATAATTTTGCAAATGCATCCAATTGGACTCCAACAAGTGGAACTTGGAATGTGTCATCCGGAGTATATCAACAAACTTCCACCGCAACCGACTGTAGATCAATAGCCAATGTCGCAATTAATGATACAACTTATACCTATTCGCTAAAAGCCAGAAAAACAAGTGGTAACGAAGGATTTTTAATTATTTTCGGTTATAAAGATAAAGACAATTTCTATTGGTGGAATATTGGGGGCTGGAACAACACCAAACATGCTATAGAAAAGTGTTCTGACGGCTCAAAAAGTACTGTTGCGTCAATTAGTGGAAGTATTTCTACAAATGTTTGGTATGATATACGCATTGAGGTTTCAAAAACACAAATAAAATGTTATTTGAACAACAATTTAATTCACACATTGGAAAATAAATCTTCACAGATCCTTTATACGGCAGCTTCAGAAGATGAAATAAATAAAAAATTGTACTTGAAAATAATTAATCCTTCAAATTCAGATGTTAGTTCATCACTTAAATTTAATGGATTTCAAACGTTAAATGCGTTGAATGGAATAATTACGGAACTTACATCTTCCTCCGGTTTAGATGAAAACTCGTTTGAGCAACCCACAAAAATAATTCCTTCTACAAATGATGTTAACATAGTAGGAACGGATTTAAATTATAATTTTAAAGCAAATTCGATAACTATTTTCAAACTTAATACCGATATTAACAATGCTGTTTCAACACTAAAAAAAAAAGATGAAACATTGATTTTTCCAAATCCTTGTAAAGACTTTATAAAAATTAAAGGGTTAGATAATGAAAAAGCGATGATTGAAGTATTAAATTTGAATGGACAAACAGTTTTAAAAGAACAAATTTTATTATCGAACAAGATAAATATTTCATTTTTGAAATCAGGTATTTATACAATAATTGTAAGTAAAGACGGAAAACAAAAAACAGGTAAATTGATTAAAGAATAG
- a CDS encoding hypothetical protein (Evidence 5 : Unknown function), translating into MKKYGFFIAAILFIVTLFAQKTLNIFKKDLSVVNIPLNDVDSIKFNNGDIDVYKADETVINVPVSDVDSINFTDSIQQCKLQIATLDATSILNNTAISGIIIQSVGTTSVIEKGICWSTSENPTIGDNKLVSYVLNDTAQLQMTSLVANSTYYVRAYAIDATGIIYGNQITFVTTNYSLPVVELVSSSYNYSTGKATCVVNVKSNGGCTLEERGICWSTKHNPTTADRKYSLGISTGQFYAMTGTLSLDSVYYIRSFATNCIGTTYSPETKLQPLMGNVTFTMGIDSTSYPEYYRLIKTAMDSACWYYNRYTTFRGNIYVYYNAGIPTAQSNYHGSIGFGPNTTYMWVGTAMHEMAHFVGSGTTLAWQSKLVNGIWTGTVASNLLKNATGEILKGDNNSNPIHFWPYGINYKSEITNLGSVTNQQNALILHCKLVKAMVIDDAGLPNSW; encoded by the coding sequence ATGAAAAAATACGGATTTTTTATAGCAGCCATTTTGTTTATTGTTACATTATTTGCTCAGAAAACATTAAATATCTTCAAGAAAGATTTATCTGTTGTAAATATTCCTTTAAATGACGTTGATAGCATTAAGTTTAATAATGGAGATATTGATGTTTACAAAGCAGATGAGACTGTAATTAATGTGCCTGTTTCTGATGTTGACAGTATTAATTTTACGGATAGTATTCAACAATGCAAACTTCAAATAGCTACTTTAGATGCTACATCCATTCTCAATAATACAGCAATCAGTGGTATTATAATACAATCTGTTGGAACAACCTCGGTTATAGAAAAAGGAATTTGTTGGAGTACCTCTGAAAATCCAACAATAGGTGATAATAAGTTAGTTTCTTATGTCCTTAACGATACCGCACAATTGCAAATGACAAGTTTGGTTGCAAACTCAACATATTATGTAAGAGCTTACGCCATTGATGCCACAGGAATAATATATGGAAATCAGATAACTTTCGTAACCACAAATTATTCGCTTCCTGTAGTTGAACTTGTATCATCGTCTTATAATTATAGTACAGGAAAAGCAACTTGTGTAGTAAACGTAAAATCTAACGGGGGTTGTACTTTGGAAGAAAGAGGAATTTGCTGGTCGACAAAACATAACCCAACAACGGCAGATCGAAAATACTCTTTAGGTATTTCTACCGGACAGTTTTATGCTATGACAGGAACATTAAGTTTGGACTCTGTTTATTACATTCGTTCTTTTGCAACAAATTGTATTGGAACCACTTACAGTCCCGAAACAAAACTGCAACCGTTAATGGGAAATGTAACATTTACTATGGGAATTGATTCAACTTCATATCCGGAGTATTATCGACTTATAAAAACCGCTATGGATAGCGCTTGCTGGTATTACAACAGATATACTACTTTTAGAGGAAATATTTATGTATATTATAATGCCGGAATTCCCACTGCACAGTCAAACTATCATGGTTCTATTGGTTTTGGACCCAATACAACTTATATGTGGGTAGGAACCGCCATGCACGAAATGGCTCACTTTGTTGGATCCGGTACAACGTTAGCTTGGCAGTCAAAACTGGTAAATGGAATTTGGACGGGAACCGTTGCAAGCAACCTATTGAAAAATGCTACTGGAGAAATCTTAAAAGGAGACAACAATTCTAATCCAATACATTTTTGGCCCTACGGTATAAATTATAAATCTGAAATAACAAATCTGGGAAGCGTAACCAATCAACAAAATGCTTTAATCTTGCACTGTAAACTTGTAAAAGCAATGGTAATTGACGATGCCGGATTGCCTAATAGCTGGTAA
- a CDS encoding Glycosyl hydrolase, family 43 (fragment), with amino-acid sequence MIFFKKLCNNKLLVILISILTALNVQGQTPVVKYAFNEKNDTDSIVDETGNGYSAKLIGSAKIKKIGKFGLLSIGSTTGYVDLTSKVGSLIGNLSNFTVSTYLYVDPSLNLSANGNFVWTFSKSADINSSATGCLFYTAKNSRYAICTTNYTTEKTLNINKAADKGIWRHITYVQSGTSGAIYIDGVLKKTGTINLVPSALGATNYNYLCKSSYASDQILLNSMLCDFRIYDTNLTASQISTLTVDRAALDTVTYTDIVDTALVRLDLDDVSAVVSDINLPATGFGNTDIQWSSSNSAVISSSGVVMRPEYGSENNVVTLTATVSLNFISKTKTFDVTVLPSLSDAQSVSIDSLNLALQGNLTNLRSDLILPSSGIEGSTITWNSSNSDVLSNSGRIINRPPKGSGKTKIILTATVTKGTTAVQKTFEVYVAEDEGFVGYLFAYFTGNYITQEAIRFAISDDGYTYSALNNNEPILNSADISSTGGVRDPHILRGENNDYYMVVTDMVSANGWNSNRAMVLLKSTDLINWQSSVINIPNLYPQYANADRVWAPQTIYDPSVGKYMVYFAMRLGSSDSDKIYYAYANDRFLGLESAPKLLFDNNGLSTIDADIVYKDGKYHLFFKTEGNGNGIKKAVSDKLTSDYVLYDKYLQCTTNAVEGGCVFRMYNTDNWMLIYDMYTSGAYQFTTSTDLENFSIVQNPVNFDFTPRHGTIIPITETEKQSLIAKWSSSGVNEKQKLSFNIYPNPAKDYFNITMRDNELYNIKIQIIDILGNKIWEKEITTNNERINVSQLNPGAYIINIRKNNATLGTKKIFIN; translated from the coding sequence ATGATTTTTTTTAAGAAACTTTGTAATAACAAGTTGTTAGTTATTTTAATTAGTATTCTAACGGCATTAAACGTTCAGGGACAAACACCCGTAGTAAAATATGCATTTAATGAAAAAAACGATACCGATTCAATCGTTGATGAAACAGGGAATGGGTATAGTGCAAAATTAATAGGCAGCGCCAAAATAAAAAAAATAGGAAAATTTGGTTTGTTGAGCATTGGTTCCACAACAGGATATGTGGACTTAACTTCGAAAGTTGGAAGTTTGATAGGTAATTTGTCTAATTTTACGGTTTCTACGTATTTGTATGTTGATCCATCATTAAATTTATCCGCTAACGGAAATTTTGTTTGGACATTTTCAAAGTCTGCCGATATTAATTCCAGTGCCACAGGTTGTCTTTTTTACACTGCAAAAAACTCCCGTTATGCAATTTGCACGACCAATTATACTACGGAAAAAACATTGAACATTAACAAAGCGGCAGATAAAGGGATTTGGAGGCACATTACCTACGTTCAATCAGGAACAAGCGGAGCAATTTATATCGATGGCGTATTAAAAAAAACCGGTACAATTAATTTAGTGCCTTCAGCATTGGGAGCTACTAATTACAATTATTTATGTAAATCTTCGTATGCATCCGATCAAATATTGCTAAATTCGATGCTTTGTGATTTCAGAATATACGATACAAACTTAACAGCCAGTCAAATTTCTACTTTAACTGTTGATAGAGCTGCTCTTGATACCGTTACCTATACAGATATTGTAGATACTGCTTTAGTAAGACTAGATTTAGACGATGTTAGCGCAGTTGTATCTGATATCAATTTACCTGCTACCGGATTTGGAAACACTGACATTCAATGGAGTTCTTCAAATAGTGCGGTTATTTCATCCTCCGGAGTTGTAATGAGACCTGAGTATGGTTCTGAAAATAATGTTGTTACATTAACAGCTACCGTTTCATTAAATTTTATTTCGAAAACAAAAACGTTTGATGTTACAGTGTTGCCAAGTTTATCGGATGCACAAAGTGTCAGTATTGATTCATTGAATTTGGCTTTACAAGGAAATCTAACCAATTTACGTTCAGATTTAATTCTTCCTTCATCGGGAATAGAAGGTTCCACAATTACTTGGAATTCGAGTAATTCGGATGTTTTATCGAATTCCGGTAGAATTATAAACCGTCCTCCCAAAGGTAGCGGAAAAACTAAAATTATTCTCACAGCAACAGTTACAAAAGGAACAACAGCCGTTCAAAAAACCTTTGAAGTTTATGTGGCTGAAGATGAGGGGTTTGTTGGGTATTTGTTTGCTTATTTTACAGGAAATTACATTACACAAGAAGCGATTCGTTTTGCTATAAGTGACGATGGGTACACATACAGCGCATTAAATAATAACGAACCGATATTAAATTCGGCTGACATTAGTTCTACAGGCGGAGTTCGTGACCCGCATATTTTACGTGGTGAAAATAATGATTATTATATGGTTGTAACCGATATGGTTTCTGCTAACGGATGGAATTCGAACAGGGCAATGGTACTTTTGAAATCAACTGATTTGATAAATTGGCAATCTTCTGTAATAAATATACCTAATCTGTATCCACAGTATGCAAACGCTGACCGTGTTTGGGCGCCTCAAACAATTTACGATCCTTCCGTTGGGAAATATATGGTTTATTTTGCTATGCGTCTTGGTTCTTCAGATAGTGATAAAATTTATTACGCTTATGCCAATGATAGATTTCTTGGTCTTGAAAGCGCTCCGAAACTTTTATTTGATAACAATGGACTATCTACAATTGATGCCGATATTGTGTATAAAGATGGGAAATATCATTTGTTTTTTAAAACAGAAGGAAACGGTAATGGAATAAAAAAGGCAGTATCGGATAAATTAACGAGTGATTATGTGTTATATGATAAATATTTACAATGTACGACTAATGCTGTGGAAGGTGGTTGTGTATTTAGAATGTATAATACTGATAATTGGATGTTAATTTATGATATGTACACCAGCGGCGCCTACCAATTTACTACAAGTACTGATTTAGAAAACTTCTCCATAGTGCAGAATCCGGTAAATTTTGATTTTACTCCGCGTCATGGAACGATTATTCCTATTACAGAAACAGAAAAACAATCTTTAATTGCAAAATGGAGTTCGTCGGGCGTGAATGAAAAACAGAAATTAAGTTTTAATATTTATCCTAATCCGGCAAAAGATTATTTTAATATAACAATGAGAGATAATGAGTTATATAATATTAAAATACAAATAATAGACATACTAGGAAATAAAATATGGGAAAAGGAAATTACAACCAATAATGAAAGAATAAATGTTTCACAATTAAATCCCGGTGCTTACATCATTAATATTCGAAAAAATAATGCCACATTAGGGACAAAAAAAATTTTTATTAATTAA
- a CDS encoding conserved exported hypothetical protein (Evidence 4 : Unknown function but conserved in other organisms) has product MKNKLISFLIVTLFAVTETVTAQKPTQNELINILQKVNNYWQSTHSNPGNSFWDNAAYQTGNMEAYFITKNPTYLKYAEKWAEQNEWKGAKGNDATKWKYKYGETADHVLFGDWQICFQTYMDLYNIAPDERKIARAKEVMEFEMNTTRNDYWWWVDGLYMVMPVMTKLYKTTNNPLYLKKLYEYFKYAESIMYDPQTKLFYRDEKYIYPKHKTVNGRKDFWSRGDGWIFAGLAKVLQDLPKDYKYRKTFEKHFTDIAKTIVKHQQKEGYWTRSLLDPEHAPGYETSGTAFYTYGLLWGINNGYLKCPKYKKAALKGWNYLSNIALQPDGKVGYVQPIGEKAIPGQVVDASSTANFGVGAFLLANCEMIRFVDKNK; this is encoded by the coding sequence ATGAAAAACAAATTAATTTCTTTTCTTATAGTAACTTTATTCGCTGTAACAGAGACAGTAACGGCTCAAAAACCAACTCAAAATGAATTAATTAACATATTGCAAAAAGTTAATAATTATTGGCAATCCACTCACTCTAATCCGGGAAATTCATTCTGGGATAACGCTGCATATCAAACAGGAAATATGGAAGCTTACTTTATTACCAAAAATCCGACTTATCTTAAATATGCAGAAAAATGGGCAGAGCAAAATGAATGGAAAGGTGCGAAAGGAAATGATGCTACCAAATGGAAATATAAATATGGTGAAACTGCCGATCATGTATTGTTTGGCGATTGGCAAATTTGCTTCCAAACTTATATGGATTTATATAATATAGCGCCTGATGAAAGAAAAATAGCACGCGCTAAAGAAGTAATGGAATTTGAAATGAATACCACAAGAAATGATTACTGGTGGTGGGTTGATGGACTTTATATGGTAATGCCGGTAATGACTAAGTTATATAAAACAACAAACAATCCTCTTTATTTAAAGAAGCTATATGAGTATTTCAAATATGCTGAAAGCATTATGTATGATCCCCAAACAAAACTTTTTTATCGGGACGAAAAATACATTTACCCTAAACATAAAACCGTAAACGGAAGAAAAGATTTTTGGTCTCGAGGTGATGGATGGATTTTTGCCGGATTAGCCAAAGTATTGCAAGACTTGCCTAAAGACTACAAATACAGAAAAACTTTCGAGAAACATTTTACTGATATTGCAAAAACAATTGTAAAGCACCAACAAAAAGAAGGATATTGGACACGCAGTTTACTTGATCCTGAACATGCTCCCGGTTATGAAACAAGCGGAACTGCATTTTATACTTATGGCTTATTATGGGGAATAAATAATGGATACTTGAAATGCCCAAAGTACAAAAAAGCGGCTTTGAAAGGTTGGAATTATCTATCTAACATAGCACTTCAACCCGATGGAAAAGTAGGTTATGTGCAACCTATTGGGGAAAAAGCTATTCCCGGACAAGTTGTGGATGCAAGTTCTACGGCAAATTTTGGCGTCGGTGCATTTTTATTAGCCAATTGTGAAATGATCCGATTTGTTGATAAAAACAAATGA
- a CDS encoding hypothetical protein (Evidence 5 : Unknown function), whose protein sequence is MKQILLFLFFFLLGLTQIHAQAVYLGILSIDGTEKSVNIQDLKNITFFDSNLNLNYWSGTNESLPTNSIRKLIFTSATGLHKLDDNKIITVYPNPVIDFIALKNTSANNINVSIYSITGALILSQQQLSATQTINVSNLQKGLYFLKVNNQVIKFIKQ, encoded by the coding sequence ATGAAACAAATTCTACTTTTTTTGTTTTTCTTTTTGTTGGGATTAACACAGATTCACGCTCAAGCAGTATACCTTGGAATTCTTTCAATTGATGGTACTGAAAAAAGTGTGAACATACAAGATTTGAAAAATATTACTTTTTTTGACTCTAACCTCAATCTAAATTATTGGAGCGGAACAAATGAGTCTCTTCCAACAAATTCTATTAGAAAATTAATTTTTACATCTGCCACAGGGCTCCACAAACTTGATGATAATAAAATTATAACAGTTTATCCTAATCCGGTCATTGATTTTATTGCATTAAAAAATACTTCCGCAAATAATATTAATGTTTCTATATATTCTATTACGGGCGCTCTTATATTAAGTCAACAGCAACTTTCAGCCACTCAAACAATTAATGTGAGTAATTTACAGAAAGGATTGTATTTTCTCAAAGTGAATAATCAAGTAATTAAATTTATTAAGCAATGA
- a CDS encoding conserved hypothetical protein (Evidence 4 : Unknown function but conserved in other organisms): MLIPIGCMKKLKITIAIISIFFMWSNINAQQFIRNGAKLYDSQGNIINAHGGGFIKIKDYYYWIGENRRNGIFVSCYRSKDLINWEFRGNLLTRDSHPSLDKANIERPKIIYNEKTKQYVMWMHYEYNGDYNYARAAVAYSSDIEKAFTFVKSFRPFGNMSRDCTLYKDEDGTAYFISAARENYDLILYKLTDDFLDVKEQVLTLWPGGHREAPAVTKRGNYYFMITSGCTGWEPNQAKYAYSKSLLGPWSELINIGNETTYHSQSTYILPIEKEEGAQYFYVGDRWNGNSYFKSTYVFLPLEFSDEYTMNLIWKDKFTSH, translated from the coding sequence ATGCTTATTCCAATAGGATGTATGAAAAAACTAAAGATTACAATAGCTATAATTTCCATTTTTTTTATGTGGAGCAATATAAATGCCCAACAATTTATAAGAAATGGAGCAAAGTTATATGATTCACAAGGAAACATAATAAATGCTCACGGAGGCGGGTTTATTAAAATCAAAGACTATTATTATTGGATTGGTGAAAACAGAAGAAATGGCATTTTTGTATCGTGTTATCGATCAAAAGACTTAATAAATTGGGAATTTAGAGGCAATCTACTAACAAGAGACTCACATCCATCATTAGACAAAGCAAATATTGAAAGGCCTAAAATAATATATAATGAAAAAACAAAGCAATACGTTATGTGGATGCACTATGAATATAATGGAGATTACAATTATGCTCGTGCTGCAGTAGCGTATTCTTCCGATATAGAAAAAGCTTTCACATTTGTCAAAAGTTTTCGCCCATTCGGAAATATGTCCAGAGATTGTACTTTATATAAAGATGAGGATGGAACTGCTTATTTTATTTCAGCAGCACGCGAAAATTACGATTTGATTTTATACAAATTGACTGACGATTTCTTAGATGTAAAAGAACAAGTCTTAACTCTTTGGCCCGGAGGACATAGAGAAGCTCCTGCTGTAACTAAGCGTGGAAATTACTATTTTATGATTACATCGGGCTGTACAGGTTGGGAGCCAAATCAAGCTAAATATGCATATTCCAAATCACTGTTAGGACCTTGGTCCGAACTAATTAACATAGGAAATGAAACAACTTACCATTCTCAATCCACCTATATTTTACCTATTGAAAAGGAGGAAGGAGCTCAATATTTTTATGTTGGAGACCGCTGGAATGGAAACAGTTATTTTAAATCCACTTACGTCTTTCTTCCGTTGGAATTTTCCGATGAATATACAATGAATCTAATTTGGAAAGATAAATTTACATCTCATTAA